A stretch of the Pseudobdellovibrionaceae bacterium genome encodes the following:
- a CDS encoding DedA family protein produces MPVQQEWIFTVLQSYAYEPLLVYAIVFGLMIASGFGFPMPEEVTIVSVGILAYMGANPDIYPPPYEGARPILGYEAAAVTLLSVVFADMLVFMLGRKFGRPLMARPRIRELFGEKVMGKVNELMGKYGIYAAFMFRFTPGLRFPAHIAMGASHFPLWQFSLVDGLAALISVPTQILLIYHYGDKILYVFREFKIAVFSLIALLVIYVVAKKIYTLWKIRNKAIAGPNP; encoded by the coding sequence ATGCCCGTTCAACAGGAATGGATCTTTACGGTCCTACAAAGTTACGCCTACGAACCCCTCCTCGTTTACGCGATCGTCTTTGGCCTTATGATCGCCAGCGGCTTCGGTTTTCCGATGCCCGAAGAGGTCACGATCGTCAGCGTCGGGATCCTCGCCTACATGGGCGCGAATCCCGACATCTATCCTCCTCCTTACGAAGGAGCGCGCCCCATTTTGGGGTATGAGGCCGCGGCGGTGACGCTGCTCTCGGTGGTCTTCGCGGATATGCTTGTCTTCATGCTGGGGCGAAAATTCGGTCGGCCACTCATGGCGCGGCCGCGGATTCGTGAACTCTTCGGCGAAAAGGTCATGGGTAAAGTGAATGAGCTCATGGGGAAATACGGCATCTACGCCGCCTTCATGTTCCGCTTCACGCCGGGCCTGCGCTTCCCCGCGCACATCGCCATGGGTGCGTCGCACTTTCCGCTGTGGCAGTTCTCGCTCGTGGATGGCCTCGCGGCGTTGATCAGCGTGCCGACGCAGATTCTGCTGATCTATCACTACGGCGACAAGATCCTGTACGTCTTCCGCGAGTTCAAAATCGCGGTGTTCAGCCTGATCGCGCTGCTCGTGATCTATGTGGTCGCGAAGAAGATCTATACGCTCTGGAAGATCCGCAATAAGGCGATCGCGGGACCGAATCCCTAA
- a CDS encoding LysR family transcriptional regulator translates to MLQLNYHHLYYFKVIATEGSISKAAVKLRLGQPTLSMQLKQFEDFLGYQLFERRNRSLVLTEMGRVVLSYATHIFDLGHEMMETLKGREVGPSRIRLTIGALDSVPKNLVKVLAQAAFQLGNCQISILEGRGSSLMKDLIEHRIDLVISNTSPPSLTDERIYSRSISKLPLLVCGALNFVSLKDRFPMSLNAKPFVLPTGDSRVRHDFERFLEERGIEADVIAETQDTSLMKNLAVEGHGLIVASETAVQEHLRNGELRLIGSLGEFYEEIWLIAAQRKIQNPIAKELMRSFSFAAKAPKA, encoded by the coding sequence ATGCTGCAATTGAATTATCACCATCTGTACTACTTCAAAGTCATTGCCACCGAGGGCTCGATCTCGAAAGCCGCGGTGAAGCTGCGGTTGGGGCAGCCGACGCTCTCGATGCAGCTCAAACAGTTCGAAGACTTCCTGGGTTATCAGCTCTTTGAACGCCGCAATCGCAGCCTGGTTTTGACCGAGATGGGACGGGTGGTTCTGAGCTACGCCACCCATATTTTCGACCTCGGCCACGAGATGATGGAAACCCTGAAAGGCCGCGAGGTCGGCCCGTCACGGATTCGGCTGACGATCGGGGCGCTCGACAGCGTGCCGAAAAACCTCGTGAAAGTCTTGGCCCAGGCGGCGTTTCAGCTGGGGAACTGCCAGATCTCGATTCTGGAGGGGCGCGGCTCGTCGCTCATGAAAGACCTGATCGAGCACCGGATTGACCTCGTGATCTCGAACACCTCGCCGCCGTCTTTGACCGACGAGCGGATCTACTCGCGCAGCATCTCGAAACTTCCGCTGCTCGTGTGCGGGGCGCTGAATTTCGTCTCGTTGAAAGACCGCTTCCCGATGTCGCTCAACGCGAAACCCTTCGTCCTGCCGACGGGGGATTCACGCGTCCGTCACGACTTTGAACGCTTCTTGGAAGAGCGCGGGATCGAGGCCGACGTCATCGCCGAAACGCAAGACACCTCGCTCATGAAGAACCTCGCGGTCGAAGGGCACGGACTTATTGTGGCTTCAGAGACGGCAGTTCAGGAGCATCTTCGTAATGGCGAGCTTCGATTGATCGGATCTCTGGGAGAGTTCTATGAAGAGATCTGGTTGATTGCGGCGCAAAGGAAGATCCAAAATCCGATTGCGAAAGAATTGATGCGGAGTTTTTCATTCGCCGCGAAAGCTCCGAAGGCGTAA
- a CDS encoding choice-of-anchor J domain-containing protein, with protein sequence MMMRNILNTVGLFSLVFALLGCQPAANDAKPVPDTQALELVREAEKLQEGVRLGHRLTSLATRDRDTLTSLLNDIKVGLLRVAENNKDVDGLRILKRGLVEWDKASVQLQRTDEGVFTAFLTKVYGLLNDRARSAGVDVDDITWALFVTDFARSVEPFTSISNGAMWEADWALDEPLVRVSGYDVKAWLITPTFDLTQVRDPAFRIEHLFMINRNTGKFATDIFDRKRIVTEAFKVMVSRNYEAGDPALATWEQVDISPLPSSYNFHAVQSPLVSLEKFRGEKVAIAFLFDMPSSTLGHHYVTWQINRFELFGAGPTPSMLPRPRTLWSHSFSNRDFKPFQSGSFGGAGAPEWLPFATSPGAMPKFAKIGSNGVNFEGWLVSPQIQMKGEELSLSFKEVVRNLDFTKIRVLVSTDYRSGDPRQASWQEVLRPKIPVVKPDTWQDVRSGPIDLSALKDQTIALAFQFVDDGTPGDRVWEIENMQIMGKAPQDLKVSERDYKMTEGSKPTGPEALQTYLFTQATLDPFVAASTADSASSWAPVAMKGAFKYAKAGSGATPTDTWLLSPRITLTGQNLALQLKHTVRNPNWDNWKLMISEDYTGGDPQAATWNELAIAPATEVPVDKWTDLVVPDIDLAKFAGRPFVLGFRYQDAGGPGARVWEIESLAFKGEGKFQATGPLNPAVPGAP encoded by the coding sequence ATGATGATGCGAAATATTCTAAATACCGTGGGGCTTTTCAGCCTCGTGTTCGCCCTCCTGGGCTGCCAGCCGGCGGCGAACGACGCGAAACCCGTTCCGGATACGCAAGCGCTCGAGCTCGTGCGCGAAGCCGAAAAACTCCAAGAGGGCGTGCGCCTGGGTCACCGTCTGACCTCGCTCGCGACTCGCGACCGCGACACGCTCACCTCGCTTTTGAACGACATCAAAGTCGGCCTTCTGCGCGTCGCCGAAAACAACAAAGACGTCGATGGTCTGCGCATCCTGAAGCGCGGACTGGTCGAGTGGGACAAAGCCTCGGTGCAGCTCCAGCGCACGGATGAAGGCGTTTTCACCGCGTTCCTGACGAAAGTGTACGGCCTTCTGAACGACCGCGCCCGCAGCGCGGGCGTGGACGTCGACGACATCACCTGGGCGCTTTTCGTGACGGACTTCGCCCGCTCCGTTGAGCCTTTCACATCGATCTCGAACGGGGCGATGTGGGAAGCCGACTGGGCGCTGGACGAGCCCCTCGTCCGCGTCAGCGGTTACGACGTCAAAGCGTGGCTGATCACGCCCACTTTCGATCTGACTCAAGTGCGCGACCCCGCCTTCCGTATCGAACATCTGTTCATGATCAACCGGAACACGGGCAAATTCGCGACCGACATCTTCGATCGCAAACGCATCGTGACCGAGGCGTTCAAAGTCATGGTCAGCCGCAACTACGAAGCCGGCGACCCCGCGCTCGCGACCTGGGAGCAGGTCGACATCTCGCCGCTGCCGTCGTCGTACAACTTCCACGCCGTGCAATCGCCGCTCGTGAGCCTCGAGAAATTCCGCGGCGAAAAAGTCGCGATCGCGTTTCTGTTCGACATGCCGTCGTCGACGCTCGGCCACCACTACGTGACCTGGCAGATCAACCGCTTCGAACTTTTCGGCGCGGGCCCTACGCCCAGCATGCTCCCCCGTCCCCGGACACTGTGGTCGCATTCGTTCAGCAACCGCGACTTCAAACCCTTCCAATCGGGAAGCTTCGGCGGCGCGGGCGCGCCCGAGTGGCTTCCGTTCGCGACCTCGCCCGGCGCGATGCCGAAGTTCGCGAAAATCGGTTCGAACGGCGTGAACTTCGAAGGCTGGCTCGTTTCGCCGCAGATCCAAATGAAAGGCGAAGAGCTTTCGCTGAGCTTCAAAGAGGTCGTGCGCAATCTCGACTTCACGAAGATCCGCGTGCTGGTCAGTACGGATTACCGCTCGGGCGATCCCCGGCAAGCGTCGTGGCAGGAGGTCTTGCGTCCCAAGATCCCCGTCGTGAAACCCGATACCTGGCAGGACGTGCGTTCAGGCCCCATCGATCTTTCGGCGCTCAAAGACCAGACGATCGCCCTCGCCTTCCAATTCGTGGACGACGGCACTCCCGGCGACCGCGTGTGGGAAATCGAAAACATGCAGATCATGGGGAAGGCCCCGCAAGATCTGAAGGTCTCCGAGCGCGACTACAAAATGACGGAAGGCTCGAAGCCGACCGGCCCCGAAGCGCTGCAGACTTACCTCTTCACGCAAGCGACGCTGGATCCCTTCGTGGCGGCGAGCACCGCGGACTCGGCTTCCTCCTGGGCCCCGGTGGCGATGAAAGGCGCGTTCAAATACGCGAAGGCCGGATCGGGCGCGACGCCCACGGACACCTGGCTCCTCAGCCCCCGCATCACCCTCACCGGCCAGAACTTGGCGCTGCAGCTGAAACACACCGTCCGTAATCCCAACTGGGACAACTGGAAGCTGATGATTTCGGAAGACTATACGGGCGGCGATCCCCAAGCGGCGACGTGGAACGAACTCGCCATCGCGCCGGCGACGGAAGTTCCCGTCGACAAGTGGACCGACCTCGTCGTACCGGACATCGACCTTGCGAAATTCGCGGGACGTCCCTTCGTTCTGGGCTTCCGCTACCAGGACGCGGGCGGCCCCGGCGCGCGCGTCTGGGAAATCGAATCGCTCGCTTTCAAAGGCGAGGGAAAATTCCAGGCGACCGGTCCCCTGAATCCCGCCGTGCCGGGAGCGCCGTGA